GCCGACTAAAATATTTCAATACAGAATATTGTAGTTTGCAGGATTGTTCAGAGAAATATAGGTATATCCCTTATTAGGGGAGAGAAGCGAGGCTTCAGCAGATTCTATATCTATGAAAATGTTTGAGACTAATTACTCTGTTAATTTGGGGAGATAAAAAGGAAAATATTGGAGGTGAAATATGTCATTGAGACTTGATAGATTAAATTCGCAGTTGAAAAAGGATATTGCATCAATAATTACTTATGAAATAGGTGACCCGAGGTTGGGGCTTGTCAGTGTGACGAGTGTAAAAATTACTCCGGACCTGAAATTTGCAAAGGTTTTTGTGAGTATATTCGGCAAGGAAAAGGATGAAAGTATGAAAATACTTAAGTCTGCTGCGGGGTTTATCAGAAATAAGCTGGCCCATTCTATGAAGATTAAAACTGTGCCGGAGTTGACTTTTGTACTTGACGAGGGCATGGAGCATGCTGAGAAAATAAATAAAATAATAGAAAGTTTTGAAGGGGGGAATAAAGATGCCCAGAAAGACTAAAAGTAATGTTATAAAATTGCAGGAAGCCGGCAAGTGCGCCGAAATTGTAGAAGCGATTTTTGACGCAAGCAGCGTAGGTTTGTTTGCTCATGTTTCCCCGGACGGCGATACGCTTGGCAGCTGTCAGGCGCTTAAGATTGCGCTGACAAACATGGGAAAGCGGGCTCATATTTATTGTGACGGTATAGTGCCTTTTAATTTCAGATTTTTAGACGTAAAACTTGAGGAGGATGACAGTCTTATTCCGACGCTTGACTTGTGTATTATTGTTGACAGCAATGTGAGAAGTCAGCTTGGTAAATATGCCGACATATTGGAGGACGCGCAAAAGCTTATGGGTATAGACCACCATGCTAATGTGGGTGACGAGTATAAGGTGGCAACAAAAGGTTATTTTGACGATAAAAGTGCTAGCTGTGCTGAGCTTGTATATGATATTATTGACGAAATCGGCTTGGGGCTTGACAAAAATATTGCAGCAAGTCTTTATGCCGGAGTTGCTGACGATACAGGAGGTTTTAGGCACCCCAACACTACGGGTAACTGCTTTAAGGTGGCAGGTATATGTGCTGATGCCGGAATTAACCTTGCTCAGATTAATCACAACATTTTTAAGATGAAACCGAGCGGGCAGATAGGGTATTATAAAAATATAGTCAAGAGAATGAAACTCTTTTTGGATGGCAAATTGATTGTAGTTGATATAAACAACAAGCTATACAACAGG
The Christensenellaceae bacterium DNA segment above includes these coding regions:
- the rbfA gene encoding 30S ribosome-binding factor RbfA codes for the protein MSLRLDRLNSQLKKDIASIITYEIGDPRLGLVSVTSVKITPDLKFAKVFVSIFGKEKDESMKILKSAAGFIRNKLAHSMKIKTVPELTFVLDEGMEHAEKINKIIESFEGGNKDAQKD
- a CDS encoding bifunctional oligoribonuclease/PAP phosphatase NrnA; the protein is MPRKTKSNVIKLQEAGKCAEIVEAIFDASSVGLFAHVSPDGDTLGSCQALKIALTNMGKRAHIYCDGIVPFNFRFLDVKLEEDDSLIPTLDLCIIVDSNVRSQLGKYADILEDAQKLMGIDHHANVGDEYKVATKGYFDDKSASCAELVYDIIDEIGLGLDKNIAASLYAGVADDTGGFRHPNTTGNCFKVAGICADAGINLAQINHNIFKMKPSGQIGYYKNIVKRMKLFLDGKLIVVDINNKLYNRFKYNCEATEIFDLLVGVAGVGVAIKVTEKKPGVWNIGFRSTKVNVAKLAAKFGGGGHTLAAGARFEGKYKVLLKKILSECKAVL